The Odocoileus virginianus isolate 20LAN1187 ecotype Illinois chromosome 3, Ovbor_1.2, whole genome shotgun sequence genome includes a window with the following:
- the RNF126 gene encoding E3 ubiquitin-protein ligase RNF126 isoform X6 gives MRPLEEGALKTQVWTFCKCSRVWGLPETRSLWLRGQVQSLGLRPPSICRWGDGGLQLGPSFREGQARITSAQDASLGLSRSFQKRPGVQRTAQPPPQPPRTRAGSNRSRMWTSPCSRCRRATGTLLSASLTTASRSPRFPLGRRLMTAGTPRAGGSESSTPGTGTAPGSPAPASPRGGPPAGTKASPRWKGSSSSWSTASSPRPPSPTWAWAPGASCIQTRWTTPGGPTAWTPSSRSSSISLKTRVPHPQTKRKSRPSPPCP, from the exons ATGCggcctctggaggagggagcaTTGAAGACCCAGGTCTGGACCTTCTGCAAGTGCAGCAGAGTTTGGGGCCTCCCTGAAACCAGGTCACTGTGGCTCAGGGGCCAAGTCCAGAGCCTGGGGTTGAGGCCACCCTCCATTTGCAGGTGGGGAGATGGAGGCTTACAGCTGGGACCCAGCTTCCGAGAGGGGCAAGCCAG gaTTACATCTGCCCAAGATGCGAGTCTGGGTTTATCGAGGAGCTTCCAGAAGAGACCAG GAGTGCAGAGAACGGCTCAGCCCCCTCCACAGCCTCCGCGGACCAGAGCCGGCAGCAACCGTTCGAG AATGTGGACCAGCCCCTGTTCACGCTGCCGCAGGGCTACGGGCACTTTGCTTTCGGCATCTTTGACGACAGCTTCGAGATCCCCACGTTTCCCCCTGGGGCGCAGGCTGATGACAGCAGGGACCCCGAGAGCCGGCGGGAGCGAGAGCAGCACTCCCGGCACCGGTACGGCGCCCGGCAGCCCCGCGCCCGCCTCACCGCGCGGCGGGCCACCGGCCGGCACGAAGGCGTCCCCACGCTGGAAGG GATCATCCAGCAGCTGGTCAACGGCATCATCACCCCGGCCACCATCCCCAACCTGGGCCTGGGCCCCTG GGGCGTCCTGCATTCAAACCCGATGGACTACGCCTGGGGGGCCAACGGCCTGGACGCCATCATCACGCAG CTCCTCAATCAGTTTGAAAACACGGGTCCCCCACCCgcagacaaagagaaaatccAGGCCCTCCCCA
- the FSTL3 gene encoding follistatin-related protein 3, protein MRPRAPGPLWPLPWGALAWAVGFVGSVGSGDPAPGGVCWLQQGREATCSLVLKTDVSQAECCASGNIDTAWSNFTHPGNKISLLGFLGLVHCLPCKDSCEGVECGPGKACRMLGGRPRCECAPDCTGLPARLQVCGSDGATYRDECELRAARCRGHPDLRVMYRGRCRKSCAHVVCLRPQSCVVDQTGSAHCVVCRAAPCPAPSSPGQELCGNNNVTYLSSCHLRQATCFLGRSIGVRHPGSCAGTPEPLDPESEEEEENFV, encoded by the exons ATGCGTCCCCGGGCGCCAGGGCCACTGTGGCCGCTGCCCTGGGGGGCCCTGGCGTGGGCCGTGGGCTTCGTGGGCTCCGTGGGTTCGGGGGACCCCGCGCCCG GTGGTGTCTGCTGGCTCCAGCAGGGCCGAGAGGCCACCTGCAGCCTGGTGCTGAAGACGGATGTGAGCCAGGCTGAGTGCTGTGCCTCTGGCAACATCGACACTGCCTGGTCCAACTTCACGCACCCGGGGAACAAGATCAGCCTCCTGGGCTTCCTAGGCCTCGTCCACTGCCTACCCTGCAAAG ATTCGTGCGAGGGCGTGGAGTGCGGCCCTGGCAAGGCCTGCCGCATGCTGGGGGGCCGTCCGCGCTGCGAGTGCGCGCCCGATTGCACCGGGCTCCCGGCGCGCCTGCAGGTCTGCGGTTCTGACGGCGCCACCTACCGCGACGAGTGCGAGCTGCGCGCCGCGCGCTGTCGCGGCCACCCGGACCTGCGCGTGATGTACCGGGGTCGCTGCCGCA AATCTTGTGCCCACGTGGTTTGCCTGCGGCCACAGTCGTGTGTGGTGGACCAGACTGGCAGCGCGCACTGCGTGGTGTGTCGCGCGGCGCCCTGCCCCGCACCATCCAGCCCCGGCCAGGAACTCTGTGGCAACAACAACGTCACCTACCTGTCCTCCTGCCATCTCCGTCAGGCCACCTGCTTCCTGGGCCGCTCCATCGGCGTGCGCCACCCGGGCAGCTGTGCAG GCACCCCCGAGCCGTTAGATCCTGAgtccgaggaggaggaggagaacttTGTGTGA
- the PRSS57 gene encoding serine protease 57, with protein MGLGVGDKGRLLLTVTAALTLPMRPPGSWGAQIIGGHEVTPHSRPYMASVKFQGQHHCGGFLLRARWVVSAAHCFSGRDPGTGLVVLGAHALRTVEATQQVFSISAIITHPDYQPTTHNSDICLLQLNSSATLGPAVGLLGLPKRGARPPRAGTRCKVAGWGSVSNFEELPPGLMEAEVRVLGLDACNSSWKGQLSPAMLCTHSGDRWRRGFCSADSGGPLVCRNRAYGLVSFSGLWCGDPKMPDVYTQVSAFVTWIWDVIWHGPQPRTTGGQQVLSEPQQHQVHHRDGKRYK; from the exons ATGGGACTTGGGGTGGGGGACAAGGGCCGCCTGCTGCTGACGGTGACCGCTGCCCTGACACTGCCCATGAGGCCCCCAG GCTCCTGGGGGGCACAGATCATTGGGGGCCACGAGGTGACCCCCCACTCCCGGCCCTACATGGCATCTGTGAAGTTCCAGGGCCAGCACCACTGCGGGGGCTTCCTGCTGCGAGCCCGCTGGGTCGTGTCGGCTGCCCACTGCTTCAGCGGCCG AGACCCCGGGACAGGCCTGGTAGTGCTGGGGGCCCATGCCCTGCGCACTGTGGAGGCCACACAGCAGGTGTTCAGCATCTCCGCCATCATCACGCACCCGGACTACCAGCCCACCACGCACAACAGTGACATCTGTCTGCTGCAG CTGAATAGCTCTGCCACCCTGGGTCCTGCAGTGGGACTACTGGGGCTGCCAAAGAGGGGCGCCAGGCCTCCCCGGGCCGGGACACGCTGCAAGGTGGCCGGCTGGGGCTCCGTGTCCAACTTCGAGGAACTGCCCCCTGGGCTGATGGAAGCCGAGGTCCGCGTGCTGGGGCTGGACGCCTGCAACAGTTCCTGGAAGGGGCAGCTGAGCCCTGCCATGCTCTGCACCCACAGTGGGGACCGCTGGCGACGTGGCTTCTGCTCG GCGGATTCTGGAGGACCCCTGGTATGCAGAAATCGGGCTTATGGCCTCGTCTCCTTCTCTGGCCTCTGGTGCGGGGATCCCAAGATGCCCGACGTGTACACACAGGTGTCCGCTTTCGTGACTTGGATCTGGGATGTGATTTGGCATGGCCCCCAGCCCAGGACCACTGGGGGTCAGCAGGTGTTGTCTGAACCACAGCAGCACCAGGTACATCACCGAGATGGCAAACGATACAAATAG